TTTTTCCAGTCTGTGAGTGCACGGACCATCTCCGACACAGCCCCCGGTAACCGTCTGTTTCCGCCAGCCTGTGCCGGGCTCATCCCTAAGGAGAGTTCCGACATGCCGCAGCCTCCCCCTCCGCCCCCTCCGCCCCCTCCTCCGGGACCGATCCCAATCCCGCCACCGCCGGGCGGCGGTTCGTAAGCCCCGGCTCCAGGCCGTGTGTCTCGATTCCTGAGCGCACGGCCGCCCGGCTCAAACCCAGGTAACGACACGGGAGACCGCTGTGCAGGAATTCATCGTGCTCAACCCCGACGAGCTGGGGCAGGACCCTGCGGTCGGAATGGACCTGGCCGTCGCCCTCGGCGTGCGCTACCTGGAGATCCGCACCGCCTACGGCGCGAACGCTCTGATGCTGGACGACGGCCAGCTCCGCGAGGTGCGCCGCCTGGCCGACGAACGGGGCCTTCAGGTGACGGCGTTGGCGTCCCCGCTGTGGAAGTGGTGTCGGCCCGAAGCCGTCCCCGGCAAGGTCGACAGCTTCGGATTCCCCACGCAGGTGCCAGCCGAGGACCGCGAACGCTGGGTGGATCGCGCGCTCGCCGTGGCCGACATCCTGGGCACCGGTCTGGTCCGTGTCTTCTCCCACCTGTCCGTGGGCAACAACCTCACCGAGTCGTTCGTGGACGACCCGCTGCTGACGTACGCCCTCAAACACGCCGAACGAGCTGGAGTGCGGTTGCTGCTGGAGAACGAGCCGGTGTGCACGGTCGCCGAGCCGACGCCTCTCCTGGACGTGCTGCGTCCGCACACCGGCCTCGGGCTGTGGCTCGATCTGGGAAACCTGTACGAGGTCGGCTACGGCACGGCGGAAGCCGTCGAGGCCCTCGCACCGTACGCGGAGTACGTCCACATCAAGGACTTCGTGCCTCGCGACGACGGCATGAAGCAGTTCGTCGCGGCAGGCGACGGCGACGTTCCGTACGCTGAGCTGCTCCCTGCTCTCCACCGGGTCCGGCCGGCGCTCCCGTACGCCCTGGAGACGCACGTGCACGAGAGTCCGGGGGGCGCTTTGACCCGCGGTGCGGCGTTCCTGCGCGCGTCCCTTCCGGGTGGTCTGGCGTGAGGCGGGTTCTCCTGATCGGGGCCGGAGAGGTCGGGGCCAAGCACGCCGACGCCCTCACTCGTGCCGAGGGGATGTATCTGGTGGGCGTCGCCGATCCCCGCCCGGACGCTGTCCCGCCAGCCGGGGTGCCGCTGCTCGCCCGGTGGGACACTGCGCTGGACACGCTGGCCCCGGACGTCGTCGTGGTGGCGACTCCCCCC
This genomic interval from Streptomyces dengpaensis contains the following:
- a CDS encoding sugar phosphate isomerase/epimerase family protein, which produces MQEFIVLNPDELGQDPAVGMDLAVALGVRYLEIRTAYGANALMLDDGQLREVRRLADERGLQVTALASPLWKWCRPEAVPGKVDSFGFPTQVPAEDRERWVDRALAVADILGTGLVRVFSHLSVGNNLTESFVDDPLLTYALKHAERAGVRLLLENEPVCTVAEPTPLLDVLRPHTGLGLWLDLGNLYEVGYGTAEAVEALAPYAEYVHIKDFVPRDDGMKQFVAAGDGDVPYAELLPALHRVRPALPYALETHVHESPGGALTRGAAFLRASLPGGLA